In Natronomonas halophila, one DNA window encodes the following:
- a CDS encoding DUF5811 family protein, translating into MHGNAPHSGRSEPTPTSEDRRALRRELVDIASSTRDLLADDFIVGGEIAGDDTGLQARVAVQPPVGSVVSAGFELGDGEAETLAQELAAGAVMEAKNAGRDHPRGAR; encoded by the coding sequence ATGCACGGAAACGCGCCCCACTCCGGCCGCTCCGAACCGACGCCCACCTCCGAGGACCGCCGCGCGCTGCGGCGCGAACTCGTCGATATCGCCTCCTCGACGCGTGACCTCCTCGCCGACGATTTCATCGTCGGTGGCGAAATCGCCGGCGACGACACCGGCCTGCAAGCGCGGGTGGCCGTCCAGCCGCCCGTCGGCTCCGTCGTCTCCGCGGGCTTCGAACTCGGTGACGGCGAGGCCGAAACGCTCGCACAGGAGCTCGCCGCTGGCGCGGTGATGGAAGCCAAAAACGCCGGCCGCGACCACCCGCGCGGCGCACGATAA